From one Flavobacteriales bacterium genomic stretch:
- a CDS encoding helix-turn-helix transcriptional regulator: MKSKDSIIGKLLKDIPSSRSEKVKKKMLLASKISEGMAKKGFKKVDLMKATGQKNPSVITKWLSGTHNFTIDTLFEIEEALGIELVKIDNQTKVVTNESNIISNTNIFIGYKRRQYSPGHLIENNNNNKRIVHYHATGTTD; the protein is encoded by the coding sequence ATGAAAAGTAAAGATTCAATAATTGGTAAATTATTGAAAGATATTCCTAGTTCTAGATCAGAAAAAGTTAAAAAGAAAATGTTATTAGCTTCTAAAATTTCTGAAGGAATGGCAAAAAAAGGATTTAAAAAAGTAGATTTAATGAAAGCAACTGGTCAAAAAAATCCTTCTGTCATTACAAAATGGTTATCTGGAACTCACAATTTTACAATTGACACTTTATTTGAAATTGAAGAAGCTTTAGGAATTGAATTGGTTAAAATAGACAATCAAACTAAGGTTGTTACTAATGAGTCTAATATTATTTCTAATACAAATATATTTATAGGCTATAAAAGGAGACAATATTCACCTGGACACCTTATAGAAAACAACAATAACAACAAAAGAATAGTTCATTATCATGCAACAGGAACAACAGACTAA